From a region of the Kwoniella newhampshirensis strain CBS 13917 chromosome 11, whole genome shotgun sequence genome:
- a CDS encoding dimethyladenosine transferase encodes MPKATTSTFRVQPTSAASRPKKNGESSGSSSSASAVAGGSGARNHLFDTAKFGQHILTNPLVAQGIVDKANLKPTDVVLEVGPGTGNLTVRILPACRKVIASEMDPRMAAEVQKRVLGKPEQKKLELIVGDFIKIDLPYFDVCISNTPYQISSPLVFKLLSQRPIPRCAVLMFQREFALRLVATPNTKLWCRLSANVQLYARVEHIMKVGKGNFRPPPQVESSVVRIMPRDPPPPIKFEEFDGLNRVIFSRTNKTLRAGFKARGVGEMLEKNYRTWCAEQGVIIEDGFDIRKKIDEILEESGYSDNRAAKMDVDDLLKLLAAFNVAGM; translated from the exons ATGCCAAAAGCGACTACATCAACGTTCAGAGTCCAACCGACATCCGCCGCTTCTCGACCCAAGAAGAATGGCGAATCATCAGGgtcctcgtcatccgcCTCAGCCGTTGCTGGAGGATCAGGTGCGAGAAATCATCTGTTCGACACGGCGAAATTCGGTCAACATATCTTGACCAATCCTCTCGTCGCacaagg GATTGTGGATAAGGCGAATCTGAAACCGACAGATGTGGTACTCGAAGTCGGTCCTGGTACGGGTAATCTGACGGTCAGGATCTTGCCAGCCTGTAGGAAGGTCATCGCGTCAGAAATGGATCCTCGAATGGCTGCTGAAGTGCAGAAGAGAGTGTTGGGAAA ACCTGAACAGAAAAAACTCGAATTGATAGTGGGCGATTTCATAAAGATCGACCTGCCTTATTTCGATGTCTGTATTTCGAACACGCCGTATCAG ATCTCATCCCCTCTCGTGTTCAAGCTCCTATCCCAAAGACCCATACCCCGCTGTGCCGTCCTCATGTTCCAGCGTGAATTCGCACTTCGACTCGTCGCTACGCCCAACACGAAATTATGGTGTCGACTCTCGGCCAACGTCCAGCTCTACGCCCGCGTCGAACATATCATGAAAGTCGGCAAGGGCAACTTCCGACCCCCTCCACAGGTCGAATCTTCCGTCGTGAGGATCATGCCGAGGGATCCCCCACCTCCGATCAAGTTCGAAGAATTCGATGGGTTGAATCGggtcatcttctcaagGACGAATAAGACGCTGAGAGCAGGGTTCAAGGCGAGGGGAGTAGGAGAGATGCTGGAGAAGAATTACAGGACTTGGTGTGCGGAACAAGGcgtg ATCATCGAGGACGGCTTTGACATtcggaagaagattgaCGAGATCCTCGAAGAATCTGGCTATTCCGATAACAGAGCGGCCAAGATGGACgttgacgatcttctcaa GTTGCTAGCCGCTTTCAATGTCGCAGGAATGTGA